One stretch of Glandiceps talaboti chromosome 7, keGlaTala1.1, whole genome shotgun sequence DNA includes these proteins:
- the LOC144437522 gene encoding glycine cleavage system H protein-like produces MASVVRLGFQRAACFSSRCLITRQTNLRSLPQLAKYCDVAFKAPADRRYTEKHEWVKLDGDIGTVGITSYAQDSLGEVVYVGLPDIGSAFDVDDEFGTVESVKAASELYCPVAGEVVEVNSALEDEPSLINNSPYDDGWVMKLKLDAPEQLKDLKDAEEYKKFVEDAL; encoded by the exons ATGGCGAGTGTCGTACGACTTGGTTTTCAGCGTGCAGCTTGTTTTAGTAGCAGGTGCCTTATAACAAGACAGACGAATTTGCGTTCATTACCACAGCTTGCTAAATACTGTGACGTCGCATTCAAGGCACCTGCAG ACAGAAGATACACTGAAAAACATGAATGGGTGAAATTGGATGGTGACATTGGTACTGTAGGAATTACAAGCTATGCACAG GATTCCCTAGGAGAAGTAGTTTATGTTGGCTTACCAGATATAGGATCAGCATTTGATGTAGATG ATGAATTTGGTACTGTTGAGAGTGTAAAAGCTGCAAGTGAACTTTATTGTCCAGTGGCAGGTGAAGTCGTAGAAGTCAATTCTGCTTTGGAAGATGAACCAAGTCTTATTAATAATTCCCCATATGATGATG GCTGGGTAATGAAACTTAAACTAGATGCACCAGAACAATTAAAAGATCTTAAAGATGCTGAAGAATATAAGAAGTTTGTAGAAGATGCTCTGTAA